In a single window of the Nodularia spumigena CCY9414 genome:
- the mrdA gene encoding penicillin-binding protein 2, producing the protein MTLWQSSPLGGEKNTRTVGRNFQPVFLMAFTLLMTTVIGVRLAYLQILGGAQYRSQAEANRVRTIHKQPERGNIFDRNGKLLASTRSPRSVYLWPMAHTKAAWTVVGSRLEKILDIPKEEIAKKLQEASPNSYSLIRIARDLNEAQITAIKEYENELKNVEIQTEAVRYYPHGRELAHVLGYTRELTPEQLKQKRKSGYRLGDVIGQMGSEKAYEHLLRGEWGGQQIEVDGAGRPVRVLGEKQAKPGNDLTLTIDLNLQIAADKALGNYNGAIVAIDPNNGAVLAMVSRPTFDPNIFSKQKLTEKDWETVQGANHPLVNRALSAFPPASTFKIVTTAAGLESGKFSPNTVLQTYGSLTFSGTRFGEWNHAGFGPLGFVGAMQWSSDTFFYQVARAVGGPTLIEWTRKFGFGEKTGVEFASEEARGLVPDDQWKRKTWKMPWSIGDSINMSIGQGALLATPLQVAVMFAVPANGGYRVQPHLLKDNEEARSWREPIKMKPTTMKILRDGLRKVITQGTGQVLNKPTLPPVAGKTGTAEAWQRGVKKNHAWFGAYAPADKPEIVIVAFTEHSGGGGGSLAGPILLEILEDYFQQKYPGKYQKPK; encoded by the coding sequence ATGACTTTATGGCAATCATCCCCACTGGGCGGAGAAAAGAATACACGTACAGTTGGACGAAATTTTCAACCTGTATTTTTAATGGCATTTACCCTATTGATGACCACGGTCATCGGCGTGCGGTTGGCATACTTGCAAATTCTCGGCGGAGCGCAATACCGTTCCCAAGCAGAGGCTAACCGGGTGCGGACAATTCATAAACAACCAGAAAGAGGCAATATTTTTGACCGCAACGGCAAACTTTTAGCTAGTACCCGTTCTCCTCGTTCTGTATATCTGTGGCCAATGGCTCATACCAAGGCTGCTTGGACGGTTGTCGGTTCACGTCTAGAGAAAATTCTCGATATCCCCAAAGAAGAAATCGCCAAAAAATTACAAGAAGCAAGCCCCAACTCTTATTCACTGATTCGCATTGCTCGTGACCTGAATGAAGCCCAAATTACTGCCATCAAAGAGTATGAAAACGAACTAAAAAATGTCGAAATCCAGACAGAAGCAGTTCGCTATTACCCCCACGGTCGAGAATTAGCCCATGTGCTGGGCTATACGCGAGAATTAACTCCCGAACAGTTAAAACAAAAGCGGAAGTCAGGCTATCGATTAGGAGATGTGATTGGTCAGATGGGGTCGGAAAAGGCTTACGAACATCTTCTCCGGGGTGAATGGGGCGGTCAGCAAATAGAAGTAGATGGAGCAGGTCGTCCTGTCCGGGTATTGGGAGAGAAACAGGCAAAGCCCGGTAATGATTTAACTTTAACTATAGATTTAAATCTGCAAATAGCGGCAGACAAAGCTTTGGGAAATTACAACGGTGCCATTGTGGCAATTGACCCCAATAATGGCGCAGTCTTAGCGATGGTGTCTCGCCCCACCTTTGACCCCAATATCTTCTCTAAACAAAAACTCACCGAAAAAGATTGGGAAACTGTCCAAGGTGCAAATCATCCTTTAGTTAATCGCGCTCTTTCTGCTTTTCCTCCCGCCAGTACGTTCAAAATTGTCACTACAGCAGCTGGGTTGGAATCAGGTAAATTTTCTCCGAATACAGTCCTACAAACCTACGGTTCTTTAACTTTTAGTGGGACGAGATTTGGTGAGTGGAACCACGCCGGATTCGGTCCTTTAGGTTTTGTGGGCGCAATGCAGTGGAGTAGTGATACTTTCTTTTATCAAGTTGCTAGGGCAGTGGGCGGCCCCACTTTGATTGAATGGACTCGTAAATTTGGATTTGGTGAAAAAACTGGCGTTGAGTTTGCCTCGGAAGAAGCCAGAGGTTTAGTGCCGGATGACCAATGGAAACGCAAGACTTGGAAGATGCCTTGGAGTATCGGCGACAGCATTAATATGTCCATTGGTCAAGGAGCTTTATTAGCTACTCCTTTGCAAGTTGCGGTCATGTTTGCTGTGCCAGCTAATGGCGGCTACCGAGTCCAGCCCCATTTGCTCAAAGATAATGAAGAAGCCAGAAGCTGGCGAGAACCTATCAAGATGAAGCCGACAACCATGAAAATTCTCCGTGACGGACTCAGGAAGGTGATAACTCAGGGTACTGGTCAAGTTTTGAATAAGCCCACACTTCCCCCTGTAGCTGGTAAAACAGGAACAGCTGAAGCATGGCAGCGTGGAGTGAAAAAAAATCATGCTTGGTTTGGTGCTTATGCTCCAGCAGATAAACCAGAAATCGTCATCGTCGCTTTTACTGAACATTCTGGTGGCGGTGGTGGTAGTCTTGCTGGCCCAATACTTTTAGAAATTCTGGAAGACTATTT